From a region of the Rathayibacter sp. VKM Ac-2804 genome:
- a CDS encoding DivIVA domain-containing protein, which yields MDAPFPRARESRPGYDTDEVDSFLASARDAYAQLSGGPADLRAADLRHTAFSLKKGGYSAPHVDAALERLEDAFAVRERQFAIAEQGEEAWLQNARDTAQEIVNRLARPARERFTRAGVLTTGYNIRQVDAFSDRVSGYFRDGSVLTVDDVRTVSFAPQRGGYSEPQVDLVLDAVVDVMLAVR from the coding sequence ATGGACGCTCCCTTCCCCCGCGCGCGCGAGTCCCGGCCCGGCTACGACACGGACGAGGTCGACTCCTTCCTCGCCTCGGCCAGGGACGCCTACGCCCAGCTCTCGGGCGGCCCGGCGGACCTGCGCGCGGCCGATCTGCGGCACACCGCCTTCTCGCTGAAGAAGGGCGGCTACTCGGCTCCACACGTCGACGCGGCGCTCGAGCGCCTCGAGGACGCGTTCGCCGTGCGCGAGCGGCAGTTCGCCATCGCGGAGCAGGGCGAGGAGGCGTGGCTCCAGAACGCCCGCGACACCGCGCAGGAGATCGTGAACCGCCTGGCCCGGCCTGCGCGGGAGCGCTTCACCCGCGCCGGCGTGCTGACCACCGGCTACAACATCCGCCAGGTCGACGCCTTCTCCGACCGCGTCTCGGGCTACTTCCGCGACGGCTCCGTGCTCACCGTCGACGACGTCCGGACCGTGTCGTTCGCGCCGCAGCGCGGCGGCTACTCCGAGCCCCAGGTGGACCTCGTGCTCGACGCCGTGGTCGACGTGATGCTGGCGGTGCGCTGA
- a CDS encoding lytic transglycosylase domain-containing protein — translation MHQRTSVAQPPVSRSSVETSKRPAARRSRTRLPLAFLAFAASIGFVAVSAVDPSSGAVASPFYQAPERFNGDPAQRLVVAEAAVERTVQRDTFDAQAKPTPTPTPTPTPTPTKSKQAVVEEDDEEEAAVAAPVARSAAPDPGSAKAIAYDQIVQRGWADSEYDCLVLLWTRESGWNVYAENKSSGAYGIPQALPGSKMATVAGDWQTNASTQITWGLGYISGRYGSPCGAWAHSESVGWY, via the coding sequence ATGCATCAGAGAACGTCCGTCGCGCAGCCACCCGTCTCCCGATCCTCGGTCGAGACCTCGAAGCGCCCGGCGGCCCGTCGGTCCCGGACCCGTCTCCCGCTGGCGTTCCTCGCCTTCGCCGCCTCGATCGGCTTCGTCGCCGTGAGCGCGGTCGACCCGTCGAGCGGTGCCGTCGCATCCCCCTTCTACCAGGCGCCCGAGCGCTTCAACGGCGATCCGGCTCAGCGCCTCGTCGTCGCCGAGGCCGCCGTCGAGCGCACCGTCCAGCGCGACACCTTCGACGCGCAGGCGAAGCCGACCCCCACGCCCACTCCGACGCCGACCCCCACTCCGACGAAGTCGAAGCAGGCCGTCGTCGAGGAGGACGACGAGGAGGAGGCCGCCGTCGCAGCGCCCGTCGCCCGGTCGGCCGCTCCGGATCCCGGCTCGGCGAAGGCCATCGCCTACGACCAGATCGTGCAGCGCGGCTGGGCCGACAGCGAGTACGACTGCCTCGTTCTGCTCTGGACCCGCGAGTCGGGCTGGAACGTCTACGCCGAGAACAAGTCGAGCGGTGCCTACGGCATCCCGCAGGCGCTCCCCGGCAGCAAGATGGCGACCGTCGCCGGCGACTGGCAGACCAACGCCAGCACCCAGATCACCTGGGGCCTCGGCTACATCTCGGGGCGCTACGGCTCGCCGTGCGGTGCCTGGGCGCACTCCGAGAGCGTCGGCTGGTACTGA
- a CDS encoding sodium:proton antiporter produces the protein MDYALLGVVGIITVVTVARFSSRLGVAAPLLLVVIGIGASYLPGVPEIEVEPELILAGVLPPLLYSAAIQVPLADFRRNLRSIFGLSVLLVVVTALVVGFFLYMLLPDLSLPAAIALGAVVSPTDAVAATSIGKKLGLPPRLVTVLEGESLVNDASALVLLRAATAATAVVGASVSSDAIDIGEVGVLFVYSVVMAVALGLVMGVLTVFVRSKLRDPVLDTAVSFAVPFLAYIPAEELGASGVLAVVVTGIYTGHNSARFLSPQSRISERVNWRTAQFLLENGVFLLMGAEIKAIVGDIEPGGVGVDTAVLLGLATVVILIVLRTLFVWPLLLWLRGSGRRAERINRRLAVGVMRLRNSASSDERFVRRQQRAERLYQRRETDLAATTSEAFGWRGGVILSWSGMRGVVTLAAAQSLPGETPYRSQLILIAFTVAVVTLLLQGATLPALIRVTGIQGSDGDADRRELATLLDEVAATGIQALPEAVDDLPEGSVGERVLERVRRDTLTRSQVAWEQVEREADDPLGPQGQYLHLRRAVLNAEREALLEARGRGVYSSRILRRAQLMLDAEETRLEMDDSSY, from the coding sequence GTGGATTACGCGCTGCTCGGAGTCGTCGGGATCATCACCGTCGTCACGGTCGCGCGGTTCTCGAGCAGGCTCGGGGTGGCCGCGCCGCTGCTCCTCGTCGTCATCGGCATCGGCGCGTCCTACCTCCCCGGCGTGCCGGAGATCGAGGTCGAGCCGGAGCTGATCCTCGCGGGGGTCCTGCCGCCGCTGCTCTACTCGGCGGCGATCCAGGTGCCGCTGGCCGACTTCCGGCGGAACCTGCGCTCGATCTTCGGGCTCTCGGTGCTGCTCGTGGTCGTCACGGCGCTCGTCGTCGGCTTCTTCCTCTACATGCTGCTGCCGGATCTCAGCCTCCCGGCCGCGATCGCGCTCGGTGCGGTGGTCAGTCCGACCGATGCGGTCGCCGCCACCTCGATCGGCAAGAAGCTCGGCCTTCCGCCGCGGCTCGTCACCGTGCTCGAGGGCGAGAGCCTCGTCAACGACGCGTCGGCACTCGTGCTGCTGCGCGCCGCGACGGCCGCGACCGCGGTGGTCGGCGCGTCCGTCTCGAGCGACGCCATCGACATCGGCGAGGTCGGCGTGCTCTTCGTCTACTCGGTCGTGATGGCCGTCGCGCTCGGGCTGGTGATGGGCGTGCTGACCGTGTTCGTGCGGTCGAAGCTTCGCGACCCCGTCCTCGACACGGCGGTGTCCTTCGCGGTCCCCTTCCTCGCCTACATCCCGGCGGAGGAGCTCGGTGCCTCGGGGGTCCTCGCGGTCGTCGTCACCGGCATCTACACCGGGCACAACAGCGCGCGCTTCCTCAGCCCGCAGTCCCGGATCAGCGAGCGGGTCAACTGGCGGACCGCGCAGTTCCTGCTCGAGAACGGCGTCTTCCTGCTGATGGGCGCCGAGATCAAGGCGATCGTCGGCGACATCGAGCCGGGCGGCGTCGGCGTCGACACCGCGGTCCTGCTCGGGCTCGCGACGGTCGTGATCCTGATCGTGCTGCGCACCCTCTTCGTCTGGCCGCTGCTTCTCTGGCTGCGCGGCTCCGGCCGGCGGGCCGAGCGGATCAACCGGCGGCTCGCGGTCGGGGTGATGCGGCTGCGCAACAGCGCCAGCAGCGACGAGCGGTTCGTCCGCCGGCAGCAGCGCGCGGAGCGGCTGTACCAGCGGCGGGAGACGGACCTCGCGGCGACGACGAGCGAGGCGTTCGGCTGGCGGGGCGGCGTCATCCTCTCCTGGTCCGGGATGCGCGGCGTGGTCACCCTCGCGGCGGCGCAGTCGCTGCCCGGGGAGACGCCGTACCGCTCGCAGCTGATCCTCATCGCCTTCACGGTCGCGGTGGTGACCCTGCTGCTGCAGGGCGCGACGCTGCCCGCGCTCATCCGGGTGACGGGCATCCAGGGCAGCGACGGCGACGCCGACCGCCGCGAGCTCGCCACCCTGCTCGACGAGGTGGCGGCGACCGGGATCCAGGCGCTGCCGGAGGCGGTCGACGATCTGCCGGAGGGGAGCGTCGGCGAGCGGGTGCTGGAGCGGGTCCGCCGCGACACGCTGACGCGCTCGCAGGTGGCGTGGGAGCAGGTCGAGCGCGAGGCGGACGATCCGCTCGGACCGCAGGGGCAGTACCTGCATCTGCGCCGGGCGGTGCTGAACGCCGAGCGTGAGGCGCTGCTGGAGGCGCGCGGTCGCGGGGTGTACTCCTCGCGCATCCTGCGGCGGGCGCAGCTGATGCTCGACGCCGAGGAGACACGGCTGGAGATGGACGACTCCTCGTACTGA